GATCAGATTCATGTGGCAGCTGGCCTTCCCTTGGCAGTTACTTCCTTATTACTTCCCTGTCCCTGCACTCACCCTCAGAAATGCTACATCACAATAAAGGTAGTTAAAGAGCTAACAAACCACCACTACTCCCTTGAGATCCAGAAGCAGTTGTCTCAAATCACCTTGCCTCCAGTCTCGGAGGGATATGCCCCCAGCTGCTGATGCCAGGCCTGATGTGCAGATCAAAGCAGCCATTTCCAGGCCCCCTGTGATAGCAACGGGTTGACCCATCTCCAAAGGCCACGTGCCCAGCATCAGTGCTGGTACCCACTTAGGCACAGGGAGGAGAAGCAGACTATGTCTAACACAGGTGTCTTCCCTTTTTAGGGATAAAAGTTGtgaatagggtttccctggtggcgcaatggttgagagtccacctgccgatgcaggggacacaggttcgtgccccagtccgggaagatcccacatgccacggagcggctgggcccgtgagccatggctgctgagcctgcgcgtccggtctggagcctgtgctctgcaacgggagaggccacagcagtgagaggcccgtgtaccgcaaaaaaaaaaaaaaaaaaagttgtgaataGCAGGCTGAAACTCCTCCCCATGTTTGGGGGTGTACGATGGAGACAGCATAACTCCAAATCCTGTGTAACTTATTGTCATGATGGGAAGCAGAATGCGTCCTCATAATCACAGGCTTTCTATTCATTCCTGCTTCTCCCGTTGAACAGGAAGCAGCCACCTGGAGCCTCCAATGGCTCTTACTTGTGTTATTCTGAGTGGAGCACATAAGTCCTGTCTTGCATCGGCAGGCCCTGGGAGCGCAGAGAAGCTCAGTTGTTAGCCCAGATGTGGCTGCCTGCTTGAAAGCTCAGGCTCCTTCAGTATACTTAGTCTCTGTAGCCACGATTCATGCTTCTGCCTTTGGAGAGTGGGTTTTGGTCAGACTGCCAAAACCGATACTTCCCATAAACTTTGCTTGCAAGATCCAGCTGTCCTGTGCCACCCCGCAAAGAATGAACCTGTCTGTGATCATCACAAAAATTTCCCCAAAGACAAAACTGACCTGTTAAATCAGCAGGAGTCGTTGGATAGAAAAGGAATCAGGCTCCAAATGAAAGACATTGGGCAGGAGATAGAAAACTCCCTCCCCTACTTATTTCCTGTTTTACTGGGTTATAGAAAACTCCCTCTCCTACTTATTTCCTGTTTTACTGGGTTTTCATGGGAATTCACTTGTGGACAAACTCCGAGCCTGGGCCTTTTAGAAAGCaaatctttttaaatgttattggACCAATTTCCCATCATCCTTTTAGCTTTCTCCTGTCCCCCTTCAGCATGGTCCGTTGGGACTTCATTTTCACTCAGAAAGGCCAAGAGCCAAGCACTGGCAGCAAAGTCACAGAGAGCAGCCAGCTCCTGTGATGCCCATCCAAACCGCCTGCCCTCACCTGGACAAGGGGCAGCTGGAAGTGTTGGCTGCACTTCCTTCCGAGCATCCTCAGCCTCGGGAAGAGAAAAGGCACCCGGGGCTAGGCAGGAAGGGGGAGGACATTGGCTACATGTGTGGGGATGACAGGAATGCAGGTTGGGTTtggaaatcaaaaataaaatatttgaggcTCTGGAGAAATTCTGGGGGCTTGTgagttttaactttattttttaaataatttcagacttttaGAAATGTTGCTAAAATAGTACAAGGAATTCCTGTATACCCTTCAGAACTAGGTTCCCTAgatattaacattttactatgTTTGTTTTGATCCtctcttttatatatgtatgtacatatatattaattaattattaaattaaaatttaatataaataatatatataatttttctgaaccatttggaAGTAAGCTAAAAATCAAGTGCCCATTTCCCCCTAAAcatttcagtgtgtatttcctaaaaacaagggTGTTACATAATCACAATGCAATtaccaaaatcaggaaattaacattgatatagCACTATTAACTACTCTACCGATCTTATCCAATTGTCCTACTCTTTTCCTTTACAGAGAAAACAGATTCTGCTGTCTTGTCTAGGATCCCATCTAGGACCACATATTGCATTTGTCATatctctttagtttcttttaatctggaacagttccaCAAGATTCACTGTCTTCCGTGATCCTGGCATTTCAAAGAATATAGGTCATTTACTCTATAGAATGTCTCTCAGTTAGGCTTTGTCTGACATTTCTTCATCAATAGAGTCAGATTATTCATTTTGGGCAGTAATGGATGATAATCCTTACAAATAATCAAATAGGAATCCCTGAGTCCATACTATATAAAGAtatgagggagaaggaaaagctcTTCCTTACAGTAGAGGGCCAACTAAAAACTGTAGAAGGAatgatggaattttttaaaatcccagttTGACAACCACTGCAGTAACAATTGGTTCGAGCAAAAGTCATCAATGGATTAAAACTAGTGTATCAGAGTACCTCCTCAAAAGATACTTATTAATCACAAAGGGGAAAATAACAATTTTATAGTGAAGAAAGCTGGTAGACAACCACCTTAACCAAAAGATCAAAGTTAGCATCCCCAGTAATGGCGAAGTAGATAGTGTGTACCTCCCGATAGGACGAACGGAGGACACGACATCTCTTttgtgaaatgaaaagacaaattccTGCCCAAAAGACTTAAGAATTTTAAAGAACTATAATTCTAACCAGGCTGCATTCACACACAATAGATTCTGAAATCCTTTTCACCTTCACAGACCCCGCCTTGGAAATCTTCCCCGGAGGAGCTAGCAATAACCGGATACTGAAGAGAGCAAATCGTCTGCTTGAATGGAAACCACTCGGTACAGAGCTGTGGACCATGTGATACTCCTTGGACATCAGGGATGGTACAGGAATACCAGTAGGCTGGCCTCCAAGACAGCAGGGTGATACGAGAAAAAGCAAATCTGTCTTCCCACAGTATCAATGGGTGGCGGGCCAGGTTGGAGAATAGCACGTGAGTCACATGCTGCTACAGGTTACACCAGACTTCTGGCCCTCCCGTTATTCTGTTCTGCTGTCAAAGCCAAACTTTGTCTTGCCAATTTCTCACACCTTGGCACCTAACTGACAAATGAAAAGACTGGACATCAAATGCCTCCCAACACTGTGTCTGGCCTATTGCTCCAGCTCAGATTTAGAGCAGAACAGGGGATGGCATAATATTCTCCTCTCAGATGTTCAAGCCAGAGAGGCTAGTGCTTCTTCACAATGTCCCAGCCTTCACTCCCTCCCCTGACTGTGCACCCTGCATCACTCCACCACATCCACATTTTTTTCCACTCCAATTCCGTTCTGTCTTTCCACCCTGATACTTTCTGATCCAGAGGGTTCTTGTTAGACTATACCAATCAAGGAAATAAGGACTTAGTACATAAATAATCTCAGACAAGAAACATGCATGATGTTATAAGAGAGATGCCACAGACTGCAGTGCTATTTCAAGTCTAAAGATATAAAAATCAGTTATAACCATGCAGGCTTTTTTGTTCAGAAATAAGTCATCTTAAAGAAGTCAAAAGAACGTATTCTACCCCTATTTTTTCaaaaaactgtaatttaaaatataaattttaaattatctgtgCTAACCTGAGAGAGATTGTACAGATAAATGAAACGCACAAATACCCCCAGACTCTTTGAGCCATGTGTTTTCATCTTCTCCCCCATCTTAAGACATCAATAAGAGTTTCATTTCTAAAAGCACATGCCACCTTGATTTTCAATGACAATGACAGGAATGCAGCATGATTTGGATATGTATTGATAGATGGTTTTGAAGTTCAGTATCATAATTTTGCACTGAAGCATCCCCAGTCTTTCATCCAGCCCTGCTGGTAAGGAGCCAAGCCAAACCATGAGCTGAGTAAGGACTGTATTTTGTGGTTACAgaaatgttttcctctgtgtGAAGCTGTCACTTGTAGGGCTCAAACTGGCATCTGTGTCTTAATGGGATGACTAACTTAATGAACTTCTTAATCATAGCCTTCTCTTGGTTAACCCCAGGGGAAGGTGATAATAGGCAACAAAAAGCCCCATCGCATTGGCTTTATCTGCCAAGAGGTGAGTGAGAAGCAAGAGGTATGCTGAGACCACAGAAAGGCCAATGCAGTGACAACATCTCCTTCTTACATGTGGTCCATGATGGTACTGCCAATTGTCAGTCACCCCTTTTCTCTGAACTACTGTGACTAAATGTTGGTTCCATTTCCTCTGGGATGAATTCGGGTTTGGCTGGCTCCTCAGGAGCAATGAATAGAGAGATGCTGCCTTCAGATTCTGGCATCTACTTGTTACAATCATGAGGCCTTACAACCCACCTATAGATACGTTTCAAAGACTTCACTTGCCAGGGCAAAGTCATAGAGTGTCAGAGTTGGAaggaattttagatttataggtgatatacagaaaggttaagtataGGCAAGCTGTCCACACAAAAGCAAGTTGTATAagctgggtggggatgggggaacaATACAACTTTTAATGCCCAGAAACCATTAGACCACATTGGCTAATTATAGCTTTGTCCCCAAGGCCCTCTCGCTCAGACTTTCTTCTTCTTAGACTGGCTTCCCCCTCTCACATTTAGAATAACAGGAAACCACCACTCCTAATTTTTACACTTgctgttttttcttctctgagaacTTTCCATGTCTTATAGTTTCATGGAGGGTTTTATGAAGATTTAGATTTCCTTTGAAACTGCttagccaaataaacaaaatatttttttctaaagcacaAAATGAAGACTATGATTTGTTCCCACCCAAACTCAGAAGCATAAGAAAAGCTCCCCCATTTGCTAAAGTTTTCATCTCCAGACTGTGAGCTCCAGCACATATATTCCAAATTGTCGTGGGTCAAaaagggctggaggtggggggaatgCAGCCAAGGATGAAGTAGAGTGATTAGAATGAGGTCAGCCCAGAAATGCACCGGAGAATAGTCTGCTAACCATAAAGTCTGAGTTTCATCTTCTCGAATTGTTGCTTCTTATTACTGCACGCTGGGTCAGGGGGAGAGGGTGTTGTTTAGGGggaaaatggaggaaagagaaaatgaaagtggAGAAAAATTCACTCCTCCATGGAAATATCAGCAGAAAATCTATAGACTCTTGTGTCTCTGCTTCTTTTTTCAGTACAATGTTTTTAATAGACCAAAAGACAATCTTTATGATGTAATAGGTACGTGAATAATGTTTATAAAAAGGGTATATATAACATGTTAGTCATTATCAACTACTGTATAAATAAACcttagatatataaaatatataaacatataaaaattattttatagggCAGTGGACACTTTTCATATCTTCGTTCCAAAAACTAGAGTTCCAGGGCTGGCATCTTATTCTTCATTAGTATATTGCACTATAAAGCCAAAAGGTTTGGTGgggtttcatttgtttgttttctggttttgtaaTTTATAATAATCTGAATGGATTACTTTGAAATGTCTGTTGCATATGTGTTGGTATTGTTTGCCCACATGGAGTCATCAGAGATCCGTCCCACATTGTGTATCCTGGAAAACCAAAAGGAATTTTCTAGtgagaagaaaaacacagagaagCCTCCACAGTTGGGTAACTCAACTTTGTACCACTGAGAGCTTCTTGTAAGTCTGAGGAAACGGGAAGTTTAAGATCAAATTTGTTTTCTCTCACTTAAGCACTGGGCGTTGGATAACTTTTCTGCTGGGAAGCAAGTAGACATTTTTGTTAAGTTCTTTCTTCATGGACTTGACATGTTCTAAGGGAAACTAGAAGTCGTGGCCCTAAGCCACCTTTCTTCAGGACCACTCTCCACCATCCGTTTTCAAAGAACCATCCACATATTAATTCTCTGATATTCCGTGATTCATTGGCAGACTCAATGCTTTCAGAGCCCAGAGTTTTATTTGTTTGGGTCTGTGGCTCTAAAGAAGTGTTACGTTTGCTCTACCACCAAGACTGATCAGAAGaagcaaaggggaaaagggagctCCCTTGCTGGAGAGGTTCGCTTGCACCTCTGACCACAGCCAAGAGAAGCTCTGGGACAGTAGCCGCTGTGTGAAATGCCATCTACTCTTCACACAGTGAGGGGTCATCATGTGAGAGTGGAGAGGTCACCCAAGTCTCCTTTGCCAAAAATGCATATTGTTCCCAGCTGTAAGCTTGTGAAGCACAATATGTGTTTTTGCATTGAACAATAAAAGAGGTTTATTTTCACTTAATAGACCCGTCCCTCAGGCCTGGTGTTTTCAGTAGTTGGCTTGGAGCAGGGAGTACTTTATCATGTATTAAATGTCAACATTGAGCATTTTATTGTTCCCAAAGAGCTTTGGCCCCTGGCAGCTGCCCTGGACATCCAAAAGGAGTGCTGAGAGGAGTCCTTCATCCGACAGGAATTGCTTAGTTTCAGTGGGGATGGCTGAGTGCAGGGGTGAGTGACACTTCCCCTCAACACTCACCAGGCTGAGTTCGCCTCCCTAGAGCAAACTCCGGTTTGTGCAACCATGAGGGCCCAAGAAGGCCTCTTAGCCAGAAACTTTCTCTGCTTGCTTAGTGCAGGAGTTAGTAGCACAGCCTCAATAGCCTGACTGCctgtcacttaccagctgtgtggccttgggcaagttacttaacctctctgtgactcaggTTCTTGTCTGGAAAATGGAGCTGTAATAGCTCCTTCCTGAGGGATGTTAAGGATGAAATGTCTTAAAACAAGTAGAGTGctttgaacagtgcctggcaataCAAGCACTCAATTCATGTTTTACCACCTTCATAATGTTTGCCCTATCCACCAAccaattatattattatttacctAATGTTCTTCTTTTAATTATCTCAATTTTAACCTAAAACTTGATAGAAAACTTTATAACCCAACTGTAAATGGAAAATTATATCATTTGCAGCAAATATAAGGTAACAgtaaatagtaataatagctgATACTTACCAAGTCCTTGCTCCTTCCCAGCCATTGTGCTAAGTGCCTTGACTTGTTAAAATACTCACAACCCTATGAAGACAGTActgtcattttacagaggaggaaactgaggtactgaCAGATTAGCAAATTTGCCTGTAGTTACACAATTAGTAAATGAAGGAGGCAGTTCAGCTTCAGACCCCAAGCTCCTCAGCACTGCTCTGTGCTGCCACGCTAACAAGAACAAAAGTATTCTATTCCCATGGTAGATGGTTGGTGAATTagcttcctagggctgctgtggtaacaaagtaccacacactgggtggcttaaaacaacagaaacttattctctcacagttctggaggccggaagtccaCAATCAAGATGCTGCCAGGGTAGTGCTCCCTCCAAAACCTCTAGGAGAGGATCTTcccttgtctcttccagcttcagGTAGCCccggcattccttggtttgtggcagcatcaccccaatctctgcctccatcttcacatggctgtcttcccACTGtgtgtctacctctgtgtctcttctcctgttctctttttttttttttttgcggtatgcgggcctctcactgttgtggcctctcccgttgcggagcacaggctccggacgcgcaggcccagcggccatggctcacgggcccagccgctccgcggcatatgggatcctcccagaccggggcactaacccgtatcccctgcatcggcaggaggactctcaaccactgcgccaccagggaagccctcttctcctcttcttgtaaggacagcagtcatgttggattagggcccaccctaatgacttcatcttaattacatctgcaagactatttccaaataaggtcacattcacataTACGAGGAGTCAGGACTTCAGTAGCTCTTTTGTGGGAAGGGGTTGGTGGGGGGCATAGTTCAACCTCTAACTGTGGCCCACCTAAGGCTTTGAATCTGGGGCTGAAGATTTACAAATGTTGGAGAGCTGTTCATGATCAGCAACAAGCTGAGACTTTCTCCTATATGCCAGTCAGGACTGAAGGAGTCAGGACAAGGGAAGGACAGTGCTCCTGCATTACAGTGATATTTAGGGCCCAGTCCAGGTgcttactgattcactttgctgtacacctgaaacgaacccaacattgtaaatcaactataatccaataacagtttttaaaaataataaaaaaataaaataaaccgtCTTCTACCCCATCATTGGTACTTTGGGAAAAGAGGCTTAGCTTAGCCATATAATAGTTCTTCCAGCTTCCCAGACAGCTCTTGTGAAAGGGGAAGATGGGGGAAAATGCAGCCTTCCAAAACTCCAGGCAGGGTGGTGGAGGGCAAAAAACGCACCTCTCGAATCTGCCTAATATGGTTGGGCTGGGATAGCAAATTCAGACAAATAACAGAGTCTTCATCGGGGGTATGTGTAAAGAAAGGACAACAGTAAAGACAGTAGTGGgaaatcatttattttcatactATTTCAGTGAAACCTGAAGAACAATCTCTCTACTAAGAGGGATTTGAGAGGAGGGTGCAGGGAAGTGAGAAGGAGGAGATTTCTTGCTCTGTCAGATTAGATTTTCCCTAGTCGAAGGGGTCACATAGATTTCGTAGAGTTGGGAGGTCCTCATCTTGAGTTCCCGGGCCACCTGGCAGATGGATAAAGGCCAGCAGCAGTGCACTGCCAGCCAGTCCTCGCACAGCGTGCCCTAGGGGAGACCGGGTCTCTGTTCTGGCTCAATCACACAGGCTCAGTTCCCTTTCCCAGGAACCTCTGCAGTATTACCTCACGGCCCATCCCACCCACTGCCCCCAAGATCCACCACCACCCTGAAGTTATCGCCCAGGGACACAACTCCACCACGTTACCCAAGTGCCAAGCAGCTCGACTGCTAATCGATCCTTGCAATTCAGAGACCTGCCCTCAAGACTTCATACCTGAAACCACTGTCTCACTGACAGAAAATTCTCTGTcaacatctttttatttcctcttagaacttaatgtttataattattttatttacttttttagagTAATAAGTGCACATGGTCCAAAATCCCCACAGTAAGAAGGGATAGGAAGTAAAAAGTAAATCCCCCCCTTCTACAGCTCTCACCAGCCACCCAGTTACCTGTCAGGGGGCTACCATTGTTGGTAGTTCTTATATACACTTCCAGATAAATTCTATGTTTAGGCAAACATATAGatacatacagatatatacacATTACATTTTACCtacatatatatagtctttttaaGTAAATCGTTACATACTTATATGCCTTGCTCTtttgttcacttaaaaatatatctcgggcttccctggtggcgcagtggttgagagtccgcctgccgatgcaggggatacgggttcgtgccccggtctgggaagatcccacatgccgcggagaggctgggcccgtgagccatggccgctgggcctgtgcgtccagagcctgtgctccgcaatgggggaggccacaacagtgagaggcccgcgtacagcaaaaaaaaaaaaaaaaaaaaaatatatatatatatatatatatatatatctcagggATCATTTCacatgaatatataaaaagatgcctttaactaatgagaacctactgtacagcacagggaactctactcagtgctctgtggtgacctaaatgggaaggaaatccaaaaaagaggggatatatgtatacgtgtggctgattcactttgctgtacagcagaaactgacacagcagtgtaaagcaactataccccaataaaaaaaaaataaaataataaaaagatgccTTTTTATCTGTCCACATCTTAGTAGGTATGACATGTCTGTCCTCAGTCTCTCATTGTACCTCAGCCTCAGCTGCACTGGAAATTGTCTGGCTCTTTGAAGGGTCCCCAGGGAACCCCCAAAGTGAATTCTGTATATGCTGATGGGCTACATTTTAGGTGAGATTATCCCAAGTGTATCCTCCAAATTTGGTGCACTTCTACCTATCATCTTCTCTGGATGTaataagagacagagaaaacagaagtgGCCAACGATCTACATTATAATAGGTCCCCCTTGGAAATACCCTTCACAATGTGGCATTTTCGTTAATATACATCCTAGTAACAAATGAAATCAGaaatttcttccctttcctttctcaaaGTATTCCACTAAGTGTGGTGTTTTTAAGCATCCTCACCCacacctcatttttttaaaaaaatcacaggttTGAGAGGCATCCAGGTTCTCATATAGATCCAGCTTCACATATGCATCCAAACACACTTACCCGTATTTTATGTCTCTCTCTGGTGCCAATTCTTAGTGCAAAGGTGGACCCAGGTAACAATGGCCAACAAAAACACTCTCCATAATGCCTGGCGATGTCACATTCAAGACACATGGGACAAAAGAGACCACAGAAACCTGTCAATAACCACATAAAAGCAAGCTCAGGTTCTCAGTTGTGCTTGGAGCAACTTCACATCTCAAAGAGCATTTATGGCCCTATGCCATCAATTTAATACTGCATTGTCCCCCTGCAATCAGGGACTGAGAATGAATAACCAATTTGCAAAACTCACTATATGAGAATTGCCATAACTGAGCCACATCAAAATTGTCTTCTTTTGTTAAACACTGGCAAAGCTGAACCTACTACAATTCTGTTAACGTTCACTACAGTAATTGTTTTTTCTGTCAAGAGaaaagcattaaataattttttatagttgAAACATAACTGTTGCTTCTCTTATGTTCATCTAtctaatttcaatatttaaaatagacacAGTATATGATACTTTTGAATAGCAGGCGCCTTTTCTATAAATGTGATTGAAAGCTCTTATATGGTACACTGATTCTGCCTGCTATTCTTATAATGACTTTATTCTATTTCTCAGGCCAGAAGGTTTCTCTAATGTTTGCAGTTTCACGGAGCCACTGACATCTGCCAGTTTTAATCTGTAAACTAGTAGAGGCTTGGTTCCTTGAACATCAGCTGGAAACAGTtggtcatttattcattcgttcATCTTTAACTACTGATATTGTTTCCTACACATCTTGCATGAACCATTAACACAGAGGTTCTCTTTTAAATACGTTTTGGGTCACGGAACCTTTTGAGAATATGGTGATAGCTATGTACTTGCTCCtgaaggggagagaaaaataCATGAACACAGACATGCAAAATTGTGCATTCAATTTCACGGGGTTCAAGGATCCATTGAAAACTATCACTGGACCACAGGTTAAGAACCCCTGGTAAACGATTAAGATGCTATATCATTGCAAAAGATGACAACCTTGACGAATACAAATAATTTGAACTATGAAAGAGCAAAAAAACtaagcataacctttaaaaatgtattcaataaatatgttattgaggcataatttataAACAAGAAAATGCACAAATCATAAATGTTCAGTtggatgagggtttttttttttttttttgcggtatgcgggcctctcaccgctgtggcctctcccgttgcggagcacaggctctggatgcgcaggctcagtggccatggctcacgggcccagccgctctgcggcatgtgggatcctcccggaccggggcacgaacccgtgtcccctgcatcggcaggcggactctcaaccactgcaccaccagggaagcccagttggaTGAGTTTTGACAATCATATTCACCCACGTAACCAAACGTGTAGA
This window of the Mesoplodon densirostris isolate mMesDen1 chromosome 3, mMesDen1 primary haplotype, whole genome shotgun sequence genome carries:
- the PLAC8L1 gene encoding PLAC8-like protein 1, with amino-acid sequence MNWFGNYFSKFPEDISFFNTHSPLLLSLISSEDEQHFISGLRSHAPAQAVVKQPVRGASGRTTVTTIVQTGGDWSTGLFSVCRDRRICFCGLFCPMCLECDIARHYGECFCWPLLPGSTFALRIGTRERHKIRGTLCEDWLAVHCCWPLSICQVARELKMRTSQLYEIYVTPSTRENLI